In Silene latifolia isolate original U9 population chromosome 3, ASM4854445v1, whole genome shotgun sequence, a single window of DNA contains:
- the LOC141649626 gene encoding uncharacterized protein LOC141649626 encodes MSDNYREWPEKIPFALWGHRTLIRTVTGATLYYLVYGMKAVQPVELEVPSLRILLESQVPEADWVQARYDSLVMLDEWRLNTLYHVQLYQKRMERAFNKKVKPRGISEGYLVLKSVRALLPIDPRGKFIPNWAGPYLVKNILSGGAVRLTYLDGNDFTNPTNLDQLKKYYP; translated from the coding sequence ATGTCTGACAACTATAGAGAGTGGCCAGAAAAAATACCATTTGCATTATGGGGGCATAGAACTTTAATTAGAACAGTCACGGGAGCAACCCTGTATTACTTGGTATATGGAATGAAGGCGGTCCAACCAGTTGAGTTAGAAGTACCATCCCTAAGGATCCTCCTAGAAAGTCAGGTTCCTGAAGCAGATTGGGTTCAAGCAAGATATGATTCACTAGTCATGCTCGATGAATGGCGTTTGAACACATTGTACCATGTCCAACTCTACCAGAAAAGGATGGAGAGAGCTttcaacaaaaaggtgaaaccaaGGGGTATTAGTGAGGGATATTtggttctcaaatcagttagagctttgttaccaattgacccgaggggtaAGTTTATACCAAATTGGGCAGGCCCTTATTTGGTAAAGAATATTTTGTCGGGAGGCGCTGTTCGATTAACATATTTGGATGGGAATGACTTCACAAATCCTACGAATTTGGACcagctgaagaaatactatccttga